A window from Rhineura floridana isolate rRhiFlo1 chromosome 19, rRhiFlo1.hap2, whole genome shotgun sequence encodes these proteins:
- the TMEM120B gene encoding transmembrane protein 120B: protein MVQPLQKCRAEWQELEGEFQQLQETHKIYRQKLEELNNLQAACSSSIQKQKRGLKDLQYSFQRCKRDCSLEESELVQQINSQIKERQNVFFDMEAYLPKKNGLYLNLVLGNVNVTLLSNQAKFAYKDEYEKFKLYLTIILLLGAVLCRFVLHYRVTDEVFNFLLVWYYCTLTIRESILISNGSRIKGWWVSHHYVSTFLSGVMLTWPDGLMYQMFRNQFLAFSIFQSCVQFLQYYYQSGCLYRLRALGERNHLDLTVEGFQSWMWRGLTFLLPFLFFGHFWQLYNAITLFELSRHKKCKEWQVFVLALTFLVLFLGNFLTTLKVVHAKLQKNKVKKF from the exons GAAACTCACAAAATCTACAGACAAAAGCTAGAGGAACTGAACAACCTGCAGGCTGCCTGCAGTAGCTCTATCCAGAAGCAAAAGCGGGGGTTAAAAGACTTGCAGTATAGCTTCCAAAG ATGTAAACGTGactgcagcttggaagaatcgGAACTCGTACAACAAATAAACAGCCAGATCAAAGAGCGGCAAAATGTTTTCTTTGACATGGAAGCCTATTTGCCAAAGAAGAATGG TTTGTACTTAAATCTGGTGCTGGGGAACGTGAATGTAACTCTCCTAAGTAATCAGGCCAA GTTTGCCTACAAAGATGAATATGAAAAATTCAAACTGTACTTGACAATAATCTTACTGCTTGGAGCGGTCCTTTGCCGATTTGTTCTTCATTATCG GGTGACTGATGAAGTGTTCAACTTCCTTTTAGTTTGGTATTACTGCACGCTGACGATAAGGGAAAGTATCCTCATCAGCAATGGCTCGAG GATCAAGGGCTGGTGGGTATCTCATCATTATGTTTCTACGTTCCTGTCTGGCGTGATGTTAACATG GCCAGATGGTCTCATGTACCAAATGTTCCGCAACCAGTTTTTAgcattttcaatttttcaga GCTGTGTCCAGTTTCTACAATATTACTATCAAAGTGGCTGCCTCTACAGACTTCGCGCATTGGGGGAAAGAAACCACTTGGATCTCACAGTGG AGGGATTTCAGTCTTGGATGTGGCGAGGGCTCACCTTCCTGCTTCCCTTCTTGTTCTTCGGGCAT TTTTGGCAGCTCTACAATGCTATCACACTTTTTGAACTGTCGAGACATAAGAAGTGTAAAGAATGGCAA GTTTTTGTGCTTGCCCTCACATTTCTGGTGCTCTTCCTTGGGAACTTCCTCACGACTCTGAAAGTTGTGCACGCTAAACTTCAGAAGAACAAAGTGAAGAAGTTTTGA